Proteins encoded within one genomic window of Camarhynchus parvulus chromosome 14, STF_HiC, whole genome shotgun sequence:
- the JMJD8 gene encoding jmjC domain-containing protein 8 isoform X2, translated as MAAAARLLPLLLLPLGWARPGACTDPLGGGWLAGTVPEEPRCTVERADASLTYSLFLQRFAFSRPVILGGVTDNSAFRALCTREKLLAAFGPFPVRLSTANTYSYRKVDVPFQEYVEHLLKPQDPARLGSALRAPSLPHPRHQPRLQLRDRRLRLWGSLPLARPWFLRGDFWQEALVSVPAGSNPALPPQRDDAGLAPAHLPHAAPRPAPAGVHPAPWGGAVLP; from the exons atggcggcggcggcgcggctgctgccgctgctgctgctgccgctgggctgggcccggcccggcgcctGCACCGACCCTCTGGGCGGCGGCTG GCTGGCGGGCACGGTGCCGGAGGAACCACGCTGCACCGTGGAGCGAGCCGATGCCTCCCTCACCTACTCCCTCTTCCTGCAGCG GTTCGCCTTCTCCCGGCCGGTGATCCTCGGTGGGGTCACGGACAATTCG GCCTTCCGAGCCCTCTGCACCCGGGAGAAGCTGCTGGCGGCCTTCGGGCCCTTCCCGGTGCGGCTCAGCACGGCCAACACCTACTCGTACCGGAAAG TGGATGTGCCGTTCCAGGAGTACGTGGAGCACCTGCTGAAGCCACAGGACCCGGCCCGGCTGGGCAGCG CACTACGTGCCCCCTCCCTTCCGCATCCCAGGCACCAGCCCCGCCTACAGCTTCGGGATCGCag GCTCAGGCTCTGGGGTTCCCTTCCACTGGCACGGCCCTGGTTTCTCCGAGGTGATTTTTGGCAGGAAG CGCTGGTTTCTGTACCCGCCGGATCAAACCCCGCACTTCCACCCCAACGAGACGACgctggcctggctccagcacacCTACCCCACGCTGCCCCCCGCCCAGCGCCCGCTGGAGTGCACCCTGCGCCCTGGGGAG GTGCTGTACTTCCCTGA
- the RHOT2 gene encoding mitochondrial Rho GTPase 2 isoform X2 translates to MALVGEEFPEEVPPRAEEITIPADVTPEKVPTHIVDYSESEQTEEELQEEIAKANVVCMVYDVTKEATIDKIRTKWIPMVNGGLEKGSRIPIILVGNKSDLQVGSSMEVILPIMNQFSEIETCVECSAKNLKNISELFYYAQKAVLHPTAPLYDPEEKQLKPACARALTRIFNLSDQDNNQILSDDELNYFQKSCFGNPLAPQALEDVKMVVWKNTTDGVQDNGLTLNGFLFLNTLFIQRGRHETTWTILRRFGYDDELELTDDYLYPQIRVPPGCSTELNHLGYQFLQRLFEKHDKDQDGALSHTELQNFFSVFPCVPWGPELYNTVCTTDKGLLSLHGFLCQWTLVAYLDVRHCLECLGYLGYPILSEQDSQTQALTVTREKRIDLEKGQTQRNVFLCKVLGARGAGKSAFLQAFLGRSLAAQREKPGKPSLYTINTVQVNGQEKYLILYEVSADSTFSKPSDTACDVACFIYSLSDPKSFSYCASIYKQHYLDSQIPCVFVASKTDLPEASQQPGLFPTEFCYKHCLPPPFPFSCHSQGPPSTAVYTKLATAATFPHLNAVELGVASFWLRVALGAAVTALVGFTLYRLLAKNK, encoded by the exons ATGGCTCTGGTGGGAGAGGAGTTTCCTGAAGAG GTGCCCCCCCGGGCGGAGGAGATCACCATCCCGGCCGATGTCACCCCTGAGAAGGTCCCCACACACATAGTGGACTACTCAG AGTCGGAGCAGAcggaggaggagctgcaggaggagatcgccaag GCCAACGTGGTCTGCATGGTGTACGATGTCACCAAGGAGGCCACCATTGACAAG ATTCGCACAAAGTGGATCCCCATGGTGAACGGGGGACTTGAAAAGGGATCCAG AATCCCCATTATTTTAGTGGGAAACAAGTCTGACCTGCAGGTGGGCAGCTCCATGGAGGTCATCCTGCCCATCATGAACCAGTTCTCGGAGATTGAGACCTGTGTGGag TGCTCTGCCAAGAACCTCAAGAACATCTCTGAGCTCTTCTACTACGCCCAGAAAGCTGTGCTGCACCCCACTGCCCCGCTCTACGACCCAGAGGAGAAGCAG CTCAAACCCGCCTGTGCTCGAGCACTGACCCGCATCTTCAACCTCTCAGACCAGGACAACAACCAGATCCTCAGTGATGATGAGCTCAACTACTTCCAG AAGTCTTGTTTTGGAAACCCCCTGGCTCCCCAGGCCCTGGAGGATGTGAAGATGGTTGTGTGGAAGAACACGACAGACGGGGTGCAGGACAATGGCCTCACCTTGAACG GCTTCCTCTTCCTCAACACCCTCTTCATCCAGAGGGGCCGGCACGAGACCACCTGGACCATCCTGCGCCGCTTCGGCTACGACGACGAGCTGGAGCTGACAGATGACTACCTGTACCCACA GATCCGTGTGCCCCccggctgctccacagagctcaACCACTTGGGATACCAATTCCTGCAGAGGCTCTTTGAGAAGCACGACaag GACCAGGACGGAGCCCTGTcgcacacagagctgcagaacttCTTCAGCGTGTTCCCCTGCGTGCCCTGGGGCCCCGAGCTCTACAACACGGTATGCACCACTGATAAAGGCCTGCTTTCCCTGCATGGATTCCTCTGCCAGTGGAC GCTTGTGGCTTACCTGGACGTACGGCACTGCCTGGAGTGCCTGGGCTACCTGGGCTACCCCATCCTCTCGGAGCAggactcccagacccaagcccTCACAG tgACCCGGGAGAAGAGGATTGACCTGGAGAAGGGGCAGACCCAGAGGAATGTGTTCCTGTGCAAGGTGCTGGGAGCGCGGGGCGCAGGCAAGTCCGCCTTCCTGCAGGCCTTCCTCGGCAGGAGCCTGGCG GCCCAGAGGGAGAAGCCAGGAAAGCCATCCCTCTACACCATCAACACAGTGCAGGTCAATGGCCAGGAGAAGTACCTCATA ctgtacGAGGTCAGTGCTGACAGCACCTTCTCCAAGCCGTCGGACACAGCCTGCGACGTCGCCTGCTTCATCTACAGCCTGAGCGACCCCAAATCCTTCAGCTACTGTGCCAGCATCTATAAG cagcactacCTGGACAGCCAGATCCCCTGTGTCTTCGTGGCCTCCAAAACAGACCTGCCAGaagccagccagcagccagggctcttCCCAACCGAGTTCTGCTACAAGCACTGCCTCCCTCcacccttccccttctcctgccacagccagggacCACCCAGCACCGCTGTCTACACCAAACTGGCCACTGCTGCCACCTTCCC CCACCTGAACGCCGTGGAGCTGGGAGTCGCGTCCTTCTGGCTGCGGGTGGCGCTGGGGGCAGCGGTGACAGCGCTGGTGGGCTTCACCCTGTACCGCCTGCTGGCCAAGAACAAATGA
- the RHBDL1 gene encoding LOW QUALITY PROTEIN: rhomboid-related protein 1 (The sequence of the model RefSeq protein was modified relative to this genomic sequence to represent the inferred CDS: inserted 1 base in 1 codon) — translation MDRSSLLQLIQEQLDPENTGFIGVETFASLVHSHELPLDPAKLDMLVALAQGNDEGQVCYQELVDLISSKRSSSFKRAIANGQRALPRDVLLDETGLGIYKRFVRYVAYEILPCEMDRRWYFYQHRTCPPPVFMAAVTLTQIIVFLCYGARLNKWVLQTYHPEYMKSPLVYHPGHRARAWRFLTYMFMHVGLEQLGFNALLQLMIGVPLEMVHGILRISFLYLAGVLAGSLTVSITDMRAPLVGGSGGVYALCSAHLANVVMNWAGMRVAXRMVLALVCMSSEVGRAVWLRFSPPLPASGPQPSFMAHLAGAIVGISMGLTILRSYEESLQDQCGWWVLLLSYGTFLLFAVFWNIFAYDLLGAQIPPALARRPPPRPRG, via the exons ATGGAcaggagctccctgctgcagctcatccaGGAGCAG CTGGACCCTGAGAACACCGGCTTCATCGGCGTGGAGACCTTCGCCAGCCTGGTGCACAGCCATGAGCTGCCCCTGGACCCCGCCAAGCTCGACATGCTGGTGGCCCTGGCTCAGGGCAACGACGAGGGCCAGGTCTGCTACCAGGAGCTGGTAGACCTG ATCAGCAGCAAGCGCTCCAGCAGCTTCAAGCGCGCCATCGCCAACGGGCAGCGGGCGCTGCCCCGCGACGTCCTGCTGGACGAGACCGGCCTCGGCATCTACAAACGCTTCGTCCGCTACGTGGCCTACGAGATCCTGCCCTGCGAGATGGACCGGCGCTGGTACTTCTACCAGCACCGCACCTGCCCCCCGCCCGTGTTCATGGCCGCCGTCACCCTCACCCAG ATCATCGTGTTCCTGTGCTACGGGGCCCGGCTGAACAAGTGGGTGCTGCAGACCTACCACCCCGAGTACATGAAGAGCCCCCTGGTCTATCACCCCGGGCACCGGGCGCGCGCCTGGCGCTTCCTCACCTACATGTTCATGCACGTGGG gctggagcagctggggttCAACGCCCTCCTGCAGCTGATGATCGGGGTGCCCCTGGAGATGGTGCACGGCATCCTGCGCATCAGCTTCCTCTACCTGGCCGGGGTCCTGGCAG GCTCCCTCACCGTCTCCATCACGGACATGAGGGCGCCCCTggtggggggctcggggggcgtctatgccctctgctctgcccacctCGCCAACGTTGTCATG AACTGGGCCGGAATGCGCGTTG CTCGGATGGTGCTGGCGCTGGTGTGCA TGAGCTCCGAGGTCGGTCGCGCCGTCTGGCTCCGCTTCTCCCCGCCGCTGCCGGCCTCGGGCCCGCAGCCCAGCTTCATGGCGCACCTGGCGGGGGCCATCGTGGGCATCAGCATGGGGCTGACCATCCTGCGCAGCTACGAGGAGAGCCTGCAGGACCAGTGCGgctggtgggtgctgctgctgtcctaCGGCACCTTCCTGCTCTTCGCCGTCTTCTGGAACATCTTCGCCTACGACCTGCTGGGGGCACAGATCCCCCCCGCCCTagcccgccgccccccgccccgacCCCGCGGCTGA
- the JMJD8 gene encoding jmjC domain-containing protein 8 isoform X1 yields MAAAARLLPLLLLPLGWARPGACTDPLGGGWLAGTVPEEPRCTVERADASLTYSLFLQRFAFSRPVILGGVTDNSAFRALCTREKLLAAFGPFPVRLSTANTYSYRKVDVPFQEYVEHLLKPQDPARLGSDTLYFFGDNNFTEWGPLFQHYVPPPFRIPGTSPAYSFGIAGSGSGVPFHWHGPGFSEVIFGRKRWFLYPPDQTPHFHPNETTLAWLQHTYPTLPPAQRPLECTLRPGEVLYFPDRWWHATLNLDTSVFISTFLG; encoded by the exons atggcggcggcggcgcggctgctgccgctgctgctgctgccgctgggctgggcccggcccggcgcctGCACCGACCCTCTGGGCGGCGGCTG GCTGGCGGGCACGGTGCCGGAGGAACCACGCTGCACCGTGGAGCGAGCCGATGCCTCCCTCACCTACTCCCTCTTCCTGCAGCG GTTCGCCTTCTCCCGGCCGGTGATCCTCGGTGGGGTCACGGACAATTCG GCCTTCCGAGCCCTCTGCACCCGGGAGAAGCTGCTGGCGGCCTTCGGGCCCTTCCCGGTGCGGCTCAGCACGGCCAACACCTACTCGTACCGGAAAG TGGATGTGCCGTTCCAGGAGTACGTGGAGCACCTGCTGAAGCCACAGGACCCGGCCCGGCTGGGCAGCG ACACCCTCTACTTCTTCGGGGACAACAACTTCACCGAGTGGGGCCCCCTGTTCCAGCACTACGTGCCCCCTCCCTTCCGCATCCCAGGCACCAGCCCCGCCTACAGCTTCGGGATCGCag GCTCAGGCTCTGGGGTTCCCTTCCACTGGCACGGCCCTGGTTTCTCCGAGGTGATTTTTGGCAGGAAG CGCTGGTTTCTGTACCCGCCGGATCAAACCCCGCACTTCCACCCCAACGAGACGACgctggcctggctccagcacacCTACCCCACGCTGCCCCCCGCCCAGCGCCCGCTGGAGTGCACCCTGCGCCCTGGGGAG GTGCTGTACTTCCCTGACCGCTGGTGGCACGCCACGCTCAACCTGGACACCAGCGTCTTCATCTCCACCTTCCTAGGCtag
- the STUB1 gene encoding E3 ubiquitin-protein ligase CHIP, with amino-acid sequence MKGKEEREGGAAGPGAAGPGAGGAGGGSPEKSHSAQEHKEQGNRLFGGRKYPEAAACYGRAINRNPLVAVYYTNRALCYLKMQQHDKALADCKRALELDGQSVKAHFFLGQCQMEMENYDEAIANLQRAYNLAKEQRLNFGDDIPSALRIAKKKRWNSIEEKRINQENELHSHLTKLIVAEKERELAECRKTQQEENTDESRSRVQLASIEAKHDKYLADMDELFSQVDEKRKKRDIPDYLCGKISFELMREPCITPSGITYDRKDIEEHLQRVGHFDPVTRSPLTQDQLIPNLAMKEVIDAFISENGWVEDY; translated from the exons ATGAAGGGCAAAGAGGAGCGCgagggcggcgcggcggggcccggcgcggcggggccgggcgcggggggcgcgggcggcggcagcCCCGAGAAGAGCCACAGCGCGCAGGAGCACAAGGAGCAGGGGAACCGGCTCTTCGGCGGCCGCAAGTACCCCGAGGCCGCCGCCTGCTACGGTCGCGCCATC AACCGGAACCCCTTGGTGGCCGTGTACTACACCAACCGGGCCCTGTGCTACCTGAAGATGCAGCAGCACGACAAGGCGCTGGCCGACTGCAAGCGGGCGCTGGAGCTGGACGGGCAGTCGGTGAAGGCTCACTTCTTCCTGGGCCAGTGCCAGATGGAGATGGAAAACTACGACGAGGCCATCGCCAACCTGCAGAGAG CCTACAACCTGGCCAAGGAGCAGCGGCTGAATTTCGGGGACGACATCCCCAGCGCGCTGCGCATCGCCAAGAAGAAGCGCTGGAACAGCATCGAGGAGAAGCGCATCAACCAGGAGAACGAGCTGCACTCCCACCTGACCAAGCTGATCGTGGCCGAGAAGGAGAG GGAGCTGGCGGAGTGCCGAAAGACTCAGCAGGAGGAGAACACAGACGAGAGCCGGAGCCGTGTTCAGCTGGCCAGCATCGAGGCCAAACAC GACAAGTACCTGGCAGACATGGACGAGCTCTTCTCCCAAGTGGATGAGAAGAGGAAG AAGCGGGACATCCCTGACTACCTGTGTGGGAAGATCAGTTTTGAGCTGATGAGAGAGCCCTGCATCACGCCCAGCGGGATCACCTACgacaggaaggacattgaggagCATCTCCAG cGCGTGGGGCATTTCGACCCGGTGACGCGGAGCCCCCTGACCCAGGACCAGCTGATCCCCAACCTCGCCATGAAGGAGGTGATAGACGCGTTCATCTCGGAGAACGGCTGGGTGGAGGATTACTGA
- the RHOT2 gene encoding mitochondrial Rho GTPase 2 isoform X3, with the protein MMSSTTSRQKSCFGNPLAPQALEDVKMVVWKNTTDGVQDNGLTLNGFLFLNTLFIQRGRHETTWTILRRFGYDDELELTDDYLYPQIRVPPGCSTELNHLGYQFLQRLFEKHDKDQDGALSHTELQNFFSVFPCVPWGPELYNTVCTTDKGLLSLHGFLCQWTLVAYLDVRHCLECLGYLGYPILSEQDSQTQALTVTREKRIDLEKGQTQRNVFLCKVLGARGAGKSAFLQAFLGRSLAAQREKPGKPSLYTINTVQVNGQEKYLILYEVSADSTFSKPSDTACDVACFIYSLSDPKSFSYCASIYKQHYLDSQIPCVFVASKTDLPEASQQPGLFPTEFCYKHCLPPPFPFSCHSQGPPSTAVYTKLATAATFPHLNAVELGVASFWLRVALGAAVTALVGFTLYRLLAKNK; encoded by the exons ATGATGAGCTCAACTACTTCCAG GCAGAAGTCTTGTTTTGGAAACCCCCTGGCTCCCCAGGCCCTGGAGGATGTGAAGATGGTTGTGTGGAAGAACACGACAGACGGGGTGCAGGACAATGGCCTCACCTTGAACG GCTTCCTCTTCCTCAACACCCTCTTCATCCAGAGGGGCCGGCACGAGACCACCTGGACCATCCTGCGCCGCTTCGGCTACGACGACGAGCTGGAGCTGACAGATGACTACCTGTACCCACA GATCCGTGTGCCCCccggctgctccacagagctcaACCACTTGGGATACCAATTCCTGCAGAGGCTCTTTGAGAAGCACGACaag GACCAGGACGGAGCCCTGTcgcacacagagctgcagaacttCTTCAGCGTGTTCCCCTGCGTGCCCTGGGGCCCCGAGCTCTACAACACGGTATGCACCACTGATAAAGGCCTGCTTTCCCTGCATGGATTCCTCTGCCAGTGGAC GCTTGTGGCTTACCTGGACGTACGGCACTGCCTGGAGTGCCTGGGCTACCTGGGCTACCCCATCCTCTCGGAGCAggactcccagacccaagcccTCACAG tgACCCGGGAGAAGAGGATTGACCTGGAGAAGGGGCAGACCCAGAGGAATGTGTTCCTGTGCAAGGTGCTGGGAGCGCGGGGCGCAGGCAAGTCCGCCTTCCTGCAGGCCTTCCTCGGCAGGAGCCTGGCG GCCCAGAGGGAGAAGCCAGGAAAGCCATCCCTCTACACCATCAACACAGTGCAGGTCAATGGCCAGGAGAAGTACCTCATA ctgtacGAGGTCAGTGCTGACAGCACCTTCTCCAAGCCGTCGGACACAGCCTGCGACGTCGCCTGCTTCATCTACAGCCTGAGCGACCCCAAATCCTTCAGCTACTGTGCCAGCATCTATAAG cagcactacCTGGACAGCCAGATCCCCTGTGTCTTCGTGGCCTCCAAAACAGACCTGCCAGaagccagccagcagccagggctcttCCCAACCGAGTTCTGCTACAAGCACTGCCTCCCTCcacccttccccttctcctgccacagccagggacCACCCAGCACCGCTGTCTACACCAAACTGGCCACTGCTGCCACCTTCCC CCACCTGAACGCCGTGGAGCTGGGAGTCGCGTCCTTCTGGCTGCGGGTGGCGCTGGGGGCAGCGGTGACAGCGCTGGTGGGCTTCACCCTGTACCGCCTGCTGGCCAAGAACAAATGA
- the JMJD8 gene encoding jmjC domain-containing protein 8 isoform X3, producing the protein MAAAARLLPLLLLPLGWARPGACTDPLGGGWLAGTVPEEPRCTVERADASLTYSLFLQRFAFSRPVILGGVTDNSAFRALCTREKLLAAFGPFPVRLSTANTYSYRKVDVPFQEYVEHLLKPQDPARLGSALRAPSLPHPRHQPRLQLRDRSAGFCTRRIKPRTSTPTRRRWPGSSTPTPRCPPPSARWSAPCALGRCCTSLTAGGTPRSTWTPASSSPPS; encoded by the exons atggcggcggcggcgcggctgctgccgctgctgctgctgccgctgggctgggcccggcccggcgcctGCACCGACCCTCTGGGCGGCGGCTG GCTGGCGGGCACGGTGCCGGAGGAACCACGCTGCACCGTGGAGCGAGCCGATGCCTCCCTCACCTACTCCCTCTTCCTGCAGCG GTTCGCCTTCTCCCGGCCGGTGATCCTCGGTGGGGTCACGGACAATTCG GCCTTCCGAGCCCTCTGCACCCGGGAGAAGCTGCTGGCGGCCTTCGGGCCCTTCCCGGTGCGGCTCAGCACGGCCAACACCTACTCGTACCGGAAAG TGGATGTGCCGTTCCAGGAGTACGTGGAGCACCTGCTGAAGCCACAGGACCCGGCCCGGCTGGGCAGCG CACTACGTGCCCCCTCCCTTCCGCATCCCAGGCACCAGCCCCGCCTACAGCTTCGGGATCGCag CGCTGGTTTCTGTACCCGCCGGATCAAACCCCGCACTTCCACCCCAACGAGACGACgctggcctggctccagcacacCTACCCCACGCTGCCCCCCGCCCAGCGCCCGCTGGAGTGCACCCTGCGCCCTGGGGAG GTGCTGTACTTCCCTGACCGCTGGTGGCACGCCACGCTCAACCTGGACACCAGCGTCTTCATCTCCACCTTCCTAG
- the JMJD8 gene encoding jmjC domain-containing protein 8 isoform X4 produces the protein MAAAARLLPLLLLPLGWARPGACTDPLGGGWLAGTVPEEPRCTVERADASLTYSLFLQRFAFSRPVILGGVTDNSAFRALCTREKLLAAFGPFPVRLSTANTYSYRKVDVPFQEYVEHLLKPQDPARLGSDTLYFFGDNNFTEWGPLFQHYVPPPFRIPGTSPAYSFGIAALVSVPAGSNPALPPQRDDAGLAPAHLPHAAPRPAPAGVHPAPWGGAVLP, from the exons atggcggcggcggcgcggctgctgccgctgctgctgctgccgctgggctgggcccggcccggcgcctGCACCGACCCTCTGGGCGGCGGCTG GCTGGCGGGCACGGTGCCGGAGGAACCACGCTGCACCGTGGAGCGAGCCGATGCCTCCCTCACCTACTCCCTCTTCCTGCAGCG GTTCGCCTTCTCCCGGCCGGTGATCCTCGGTGGGGTCACGGACAATTCG GCCTTCCGAGCCCTCTGCACCCGGGAGAAGCTGCTGGCGGCCTTCGGGCCCTTCCCGGTGCGGCTCAGCACGGCCAACACCTACTCGTACCGGAAAG TGGATGTGCCGTTCCAGGAGTACGTGGAGCACCTGCTGAAGCCACAGGACCCGGCCCGGCTGGGCAGCG ACACCCTCTACTTCTTCGGGGACAACAACTTCACCGAGTGGGGCCCCCTGTTCCAGCACTACGTGCCCCCTCCCTTCCGCATCCCAGGCACCAGCCCCGCCTACAGCTTCGGGATCGCag CGCTGGTTTCTGTACCCGCCGGATCAAACCCCGCACTTCCACCCCAACGAGACGACgctggcctggctccagcacacCTACCCCACGCTGCCCCCCGCCCAGCGCCCGCTGGAGTGCACCCTGCGCCCTGGGGAG GTGCTGTACTTCCCTGA
- the RHOT2 gene encoding mitochondrial Rho GTPase 2 isoform X1 has translation MKRDVRILLLGEAQVGKTSLIMALVGEEFPEEVPPRAEEITIPADVTPEKVPTHIVDYSESEQTEEELQEEIAKANVVCMVYDVTKEATIDKIRTKWIPMVNGGLEKGSRIPIILVGNKSDLQVGSSMEVILPIMNQFSEIETCVECSAKNLKNISELFYYAQKAVLHPTAPLYDPEEKQLKPACARALTRIFNLSDQDNNQILSDDELNYFQKSCFGNPLAPQALEDVKMVVWKNTTDGVQDNGLTLNGFLFLNTLFIQRGRHETTWTILRRFGYDDELELTDDYLYPQIRVPPGCSTELNHLGYQFLQRLFEKHDKDQDGALSHTELQNFFSVFPCVPWGPELYNTVCTTDKGLLSLHGFLCQWTLVAYLDVRHCLECLGYLGYPILSEQDSQTQALTVTREKRIDLEKGQTQRNVFLCKVLGARGAGKSAFLQAFLGRSLAAQREKPGKPSLYTINTVQVNGQEKYLILYEVSADSTFSKPSDTACDVACFIYSLSDPKSFSYCASIYKQHYLDSQIPCVFVASKTDLPEASQQPGLFPTEFCYKHCLPPPFPFSCHSQGPPSTAVYTKLATAATFPHLNAVELGVASFWLRVALGAAVTALVGFTLYRLLAKNK, from the exons aTGAAACGGGACGTGCGGATCCTCCTGCTCGGGGAGG CCCAGGTGGGGAAGACGTCCCTGATCATGGCTCTGGTGGGAGAGGAGTTTCCTGAAGAG GTGCCCCCCCGGGCGGAGGAGATCACCATCCCGGCCGATGTCACCCCTGAGAAGGTCCCCACACACATAGTGGACTACTCAG AGTCGGAGCAGAcggaggaggagctgcaggaggagatcgccaag GCCAACGTGGTCTGCATGGTGTACGATGTCACCAAGGAGGCCACCATTGACAAG ATTCGCACAAAGTGGATCCCCATGGTGAACGGGGGACTTGAAAAGGGATCCAG AATCCCCATTATTTTAGTGGGAAACAAGTCTGACCTGCAGGTGGGCAGCTCCATGGAGGTCATCCTGCCCATCATGAACCAGTTCTCGGAGATTGAGACCTGTGTGGag TGCTCTGCCAAGAACCTCAAGAACATCTCTGAGCTCTTCTACTACGCCCAGAAAGCTGTGCTGCACCCCACTGCCCCGCTCTACGACCCAGAGGAGAAGCAG CTCAAACCCGCCTGTGCTCGAGCACTGACCCGCATCTTCAACCTCTCAGACCAGGACAACAACCAGATCCTCAGTGATGATGAGCTCAACTACTTCCAG AAGTCTTGTTTTGGAAACCCCCTGGCTCCCCAGGCCCTGGAGGATGTGAAGATGGTTGTGTGGAAGAACACGACAGACGGGGTGCAGGACAATGGCCTCACCTTGAACG GCTTCCTCTTCCTCAACACCCTCTTCATCCAGAGGGGCCGGCACGAGACCACCTGGACCATCCTGCGCCGCTTCGGCTACGACGACGAGCTGGAGCTGACAGATGACTACCTGTACCCACA GATCCGTGTGCCCCccggctgctccacagagctcaACCACTTGGGATACCAATTCCTGCAGAGGCTCTTTGAGAAGCACGACaag GACCAGGACGGAGCCCTGTcgcacacagagctgcagaacttCTTCAGCGTGTTCCCCTGCGTGCCCTGGGGCCCCGAGCTCTACAACACGGTATGCACCACTGATAAAGGCCTGCTTTCCCTGCATGGATTCCTCTGCCAGTGGAC GCTTGTGGCTTACCTGGACGTACGGCACTGCCTGGAGTGCCTGGGCTACCTGGGCTACCCCATCCTCTCGGAGCAggactcccagacccaagcccTCACAG tgACCCGGGAGAAGAGGATTGACCTGGAGAAGGGGCAGACCCAGAGGAATGTGTTCCTGTGCAAGGTGCTGGGAGCGCGGGGCGCAGGCAAGTCCGCCTTCCTGCAGGCCTTCCTCGGCAGGAGCCTGGCG GCCCAGAGGGAGAAGCCAGGAAAGCCATCCCTCTACACCATCAACACAGTGCAGGTCAATGGCCAGGAGAAGTACCTCATA ctgtacGAGGTCAGTGCTGACAGCACCTTCTCCAAGCCGTCGGACACAGCCTGCGACGTCGCCTGCTTCATCTACAGCCTGAGCGACCCCAAATCCTTCAGCTACTGTGCCAGCATCTATAAG cagcactacCTGGACAGCCAGATCCCCTGTGTCTTCGTGGCCTCCAAAACAGACCTGCCAGaagccagccagcagccagggctcttCCCAACCGAGTTCTGCTACAAGCACTGCCTCCCTCcacccttccccttctcctgccacagccagggacCACCCAGCACCGCTGTCTACACCAAACTGGCCACTGCTGCCACCTTCCC CCACCTGAACGCCGTGGAGCTGGGAGTCGCGTCCTTCTGGCTGCGGGTGGCGCTGGGGGCAGCGGTGACAGCGCTGGTGGGCTTCACCCTGTACCGCCTGCTGGCCAAGAACAAATGA